The Symphalangus syndactylus isolate Jambi chromosome 23, NHGRI_mSymSyn1-v2.1_pri, whole genome shotgun sequence genome has a window encoding:
- the MICB gene encoding MHC class I polypeptide-related sequence B isoform X1, with translation MELGRVLLFLAVAFPFALLAAAAEPHSLRYNLTVLSRDGSVQSGFLAEGHLDGQLFLHCDGQKCRTKPQGQWAEDVLGAETRDLTENGKNLRMTLAHLKDQKGGLHSLQEIRVCEIHEDNSTRGSRHFYYDEELFLSQNLETQEQTEPQSSRAQILAMNVTNFWKGDAMKTKTHYRAVQADCLKKLQQYRESGIVLRRTVPPMVNVTRSKASEGNITVTCWASGFYPWNITLTWRQDGVSLSHDAQQWGNVLHDKNGTYQTWVATRIRQGEEQRFTCHVEHSGNHGTHPVPFFSGKVPVLQSQWTDIPFFSAVAAAAAAAIFVIIIFYVLLCKKKTSAAEGPELVSLHVLDQHPVGTGDHRDATQLGFQPLMSAPGSTGSTEGA, from the exons ATGGAGCTGGGCCGGGTCCTGCTTTTTCTGGCCGTCGCCTTCCCTTTTGCACTCCTGGCGGCCGCCGCTG AGCCCCACAGTCTTCGTTATAACCTCACGGTGCTGTCCCGGGATGGATCTGTGCAGTCAGGGTTTCTCGCTGAGGGACATCTGGATGGTCAGCTGTTCCTGCACTGTGACGGGCAGAAATGCAGGACAAAGCCCCAGGGACAGTGGGCAGAAGACGTCCTGGGAGCTGAGACCAGAGACTTGACAGAGAACGGAAAGAACCTCAGGATGACCCTGGCTCATTTGAAGGACCAGAAAGGAG GCTTGCATTCCCTCCAGGAGATTAGGGTCTGTGAGATCCATGAAGACAACAGCACCAGGGGCTCCCGGCATTTCTACTACGATGAGGAGCTCTTCCTCTCCCAAAACCTGGAGACTCAGGAACAGACAGAGCCCCAGTCCTCCAGAGCTCAGATCTTGGCTATGAACGTCACGAATTTCTGGAAGGGAGATGCCATGAAGACCAAGACACACTATCGCGCTGTGCAGGCAGACTGCCTGAAGAAACTACAGCAATATCGAGAATCCGGCATAGTCCTGAGGAGAACAG TGCCCCCCATGGTGAATGTCACCCGCAGCAAGGCCTCAGAGGGCAACATCACCGTGACGTGCTGGGCTTCTGGCTTCTATCCCTGGAATATCACACTGACCTGGCGTCAGGATGGAGTATCTttgagccacgacgcccagcaGTGGGGGAATGTCCTGCATGATAAGAATGGAACCTACCAGACCTGGGTGGCCACCAGGATTCGCCAAGGAGAGGAGCAGAGGTTCACCTGCCACGTGGAACACAGCGGGAATCACGGCACTCACCCTGT TCCCTTTTTTTCAGGGAAAGTGCCGGTGCTCCAGAGTCAGTGGACagacattccatttttttctgctgttgctgctgctgctgctgctgctatttttgttattattattttctatgtcCTTTTGTGTAAGAAGAAAACATCAGCTGCAGAGGGTCCAG AGCTCGTGAGCCTGCACGTCCTGGATCAACACCCAGTTGGGACAGGAGACCACAGGGATGCCACACAGCTGGGATTTCAGCCTCTGATGTCAGCTCCTGGGTCCACTGGTTCCACTGAGGGTGCCTAG
- the MICB gene encoding MHC class I polypeptide-related sequence B isoform X2, translating to MELGRVLLFLAVAFPFALLAAAAEPHSLRYNLTVLSRDGSVQSGFLAEGHLDGQLFLHCDGQKCRTKPQGQWAEDVLGAETRDLTENGKNLRMTLAHLKDQKGGLHSLQEIRVCEIHEDNSTRGSRHFYYDEELFLSQNLETQEQTEPQSSRAQILAMNVTNFWKGDAMKTKTHYRAVQADCLKKLQQYRESGIVLRRTVPPMVNVTRSKASEGNITVTCWASGFYPWNITLTWRQDGVSLSHDAQQWGNVLHDKNGTYQTWVATRIRQGEEQRFTCHVEHSGNHGTHPVPSDEPRVTLERESAGAPESVDRHSIFFCCCCCCCCCYFCYYYFLCPFV from the exons ATGGAGCTGGGCCGGGTCCTGCTTTTTCTGGCCGTCGCCTTCCCTTTTGCACTCCTGGCGGCCGCCGCTG AGCCCCACAGTCTTCGTTATAACCTCACGGTGCTGTCCCGGGATGGATCTGTGCAGTCAGGGTTTCTCGCTGAGGGACATCTGGATGGTCAGCTGTTCCTGCACTGTGACGGGCAGAAATGCAGGACAAAGCCCCAGGGACAGTGGGCAGAAGACGTCCTGGGAGCTGAGACCAGAGACTTGACAGAGAACGGAAAGAACCTCAGGATGACCCTGGCTCATTTGAAGGACCAGAAAGGAG GCTTGCATTCCCTCCAGGAGATTAGGGTCTGTGAGATCCATGAAGACAACAGCACCAGGGGCTCCCGGCATTTCTACTACGATGAGGAGCTCTTCCTCTCCCAAAACCTGGAGACTCAGGAACAGACAGAGCCCCAGTCCTCCAGAGCTCAGATCTTGGCTATGAACGTCACGAATTTCTGGAAGGGAGATGCCATGAAGACCAAGACACACTATCGCGCTGTGCAGGCAGACTGCCTGAAGAAACTACAGCAATATCGAGAATCCGGCATAGTCCTGAGGAGAACAG TGCCCCCCATGGTGAATGTCACCCGCAGCAAGGCCTCAGAGGGCAACATCACCGTGACGTGCTGGGCTTCTGGCTTCTATCCCTGGAATATCACACTGACCTGGCGTCAGGATGGAGTATCTttgagccacgacgcccagcaGTGGGGGAATGTCCTGCATGATAAGAATGGAACCTACCAGACCTGGGTGGCCACCAGGATTCGCCAAGGAGAGGAGCAGAGGTTCACCTGCCACGTGGAACACAGCGGGAATCACGGCACTCACCCTGTGCCCTCTGATGAGCCTAGGGTGACCCTGGAGAG GGAAAGTGCCGGTGCTCCAGAGTCAGTGGACagacattccatttttttctgctgttgctgctgctgctgctgctgctatttttgttattattattttctatgtcCTTTTGTGTAA
- the MICB gene encoding MHC class I polypeptide-related sequence B isoform X3, whose product MELGRVLLFLAVAFPFALLAAAAEPHSLRYNLTVLSRDGSVQSGFLAEGHLDGQLFLHCDGQKCRTKPQGQWAEDVLGAETRDLTENGKNLRMTLAHLKDQKGEPQSSRAQILAMNVTNFWKGDAMKTKTHYRAVQADCLKKLQQYRESGIVLRRTVPPMVNVTRSKASEGNITVTCWASGFYPWNITLTWRQDGVSLSHDAQQWGNVLHDKNGTYQTWVATRIRQGEEQRFTCHVEHSGNHGTHPVPFFSGKVPVLQSQWTDIPFFSAVAAAAAAAIFVIIIFYVLLCKKKTSAAEGPELVSLHVLDQHPVGTGDHRDATQLGFQPLMSAPGSTGSTEGA is encoded by the exons ATGGAGCTGGGCCGGGTCCTGCTTTTTCTGGCCGTCGCCTTCCCTTTTGCACTCCTGGCGGCCGCCGCTG AGCCCCACAGTCTTCGTTATAACCTCACGGTGCTGTCCCGGGATGGATCTGTGCAGTCAGGGTTTCTCGCTGAGGGACATCTGGATGGTCAGCTGTTCCTGCACTGTGACGGGCAGAAATGCAGGACAAAGCCCCAGGGACAGTGGGCAGAAGACGTCCTGGGAGCTGAGACCAGAGACTTGACAGAGAACGGAAAGAACCTCAGGATGACCCTGGCTCATTTGAAGGACCAGAAAGGAG AGCCCCAGTCCTCCAGAGCTCAGATCTTGGCTATGAACGTCACGAATTTCTGGAAGGGAGATGCCATGAAGACCAAGACACACTATCGCGCTGTGCAGGCAGACTGCCTGAAGAAACTACAGCAATATCGAGAATCCGGCATAGTCCTGAGGAGAACAG TGCCCCCCATGGTGAATGTCACCCGCAGCAAGGCCTCAGAGGGCAACATCACCGTGACGTGCTGGGCTTCTGGCTTCTATCCCTGGAATATCACACTGACCTGGCGTCAGGATGGAGTATCTttgagccacgacgcccagcaGTGGGGGAATGTCCTGCATGATAAGAATGGAACCTACCAGACCTGGGTGGCCACCAGGATTCGCCAAGGAGAGGAGCAGAGGTTCACCTGCCACGTGGAACACAGCGGGAATCACGGCACTCACCCTGT TCCCTTTTTTTCAGGGAAAGTGCCGGTGCTCCAGAGTCAGTGGACagacattccatttttttctgctgttgctgctgctgctgctgctgctatttttgttattattattttctatgtcCTTTTGTGTAAGAAGAAAACATCAGCTGCAGAGGGTCCAG AGCTCGTGAGCCTGCACGTCCTGGATCAACACCCAGTTGGGACAGGAGACCACAGGGATGCCACACAGCTGGGATTTCAGCCTCTGATGTCAGCTCCTGGGTCCACTGGTTCCACTGAGGGTGCCTAG